The following DNA comes from Brevinematales bacterium.
CTTTTGTCCTAATAACCTTGCCTATAATCTCTTTTGTAGAAGGATCAAAAATATCTCCTTCAGATCCTTTTACGTTAGGTATATCAACATACTGACCATATAGCAAAGACTTTGCTACCCCTATGGTAGGTTTCTGAATAATAGTCCCTAAATGAGTTGCTATCCCCACCCTACGAGGATGGGCAAAACCTTGCCCATCAACTATTACAACATCAGGTACTTCAGACACTAAGTTAAAAGTATCAATAATAATAGGAATTTCTCTAAATGCCAAAAAACCTGGTATGTAAGGAAAACTAACTTTGCTTTTACTAACTAATATATCAATAACTTTATACTCTTTAGCATCAACTATAACTAAAACACCTATACCATAATCATCTTTATAACTAACATCTACCCCACCTATAGTTTTCACAGAAGAAATATCTATCTCCCTTTCTTCGATAAGGTCTTTTATCATAAGTTGAACTCTCTTACATTCATCTATACTTCTCGCAGAAAGAGTTAAGTTCAAAATTTCAAAATTCATGCAATTAGTATGAATGATATATAGAAATTACATTCAATTAGTAACAAAATAAAAATCTATAGTATAACTCAAACTCCCAGATAGGTATATTTTATACATTACTTAAATCCCTTCTTGCTTTATTTTCCTAGCAATTTTACAATTCATCTAAACTCTTCTTTCTTAGTTGACAATATAAAAAGTTATGTTTAATAATTTTTCATGTTATAAAATTTTCGGAGGTCCAAAATGGAAAATATATGCCGTTTGAGGAGAATATTTTCAACAGTTTATAGGTTGGAAAGAAATATAAAAAAGAGATTCGGGATAACCGCTAACGAAATAATGGTTTTGTGTCTGCTAAACGTTGTAAAACTCTCAGCTGGAGAATTATCAAAGGAAATGGGTATTTCAGAATCAAGGATGTCAAAAATAATAGACACTCTTGAAAAAAATGGATTTATAATTAGGGAAGTAGGAAAAGATGATAAAAGAAAGATGTTGTTCTCAATAACAGAAAAAGGTAGAAAAAAAGTAAGAGAGTTTGCCGAGTCGGACTTTGAGGTTCCTGATATTGATATAGAGAAGTTATCTAATTTAATATGCTAAAACTATGGTGAGTATAAATTTTCTTTTGGAAGAAGTTAAATTTAACGAGAAAGGATTGATACCTGCTATTATACAAGATCAAACAACAGGAAGTGTATTAATGTTAGGATACATGAATAAAAAAGCTTTAGAAAAAACGATTGAAACAGGTAAAACTTGGTTTTGGAGTAGATCTAGAAATAGTTTATGGAACAAGGGTGAAACATCTGGCAACTACCATATTGTTGAAAGTATAACACTTGACTGTGATAACGATACATTACTAGTAAAAGTAAAACCTGTAGGACCTACCTGTCATACAGGTAACTATAGTTGTTTTTATAAAAACAACGAAGAAGTAAAAGCTTCACCAGAAATAATAAACGAAATCTACGAAGTCATAATAAACAGAAAAAGAACAATGCCCGAAAATTCCTATGTAGCCAAAAAAATGAAAGAAGGTATTGACAGAATCCTTAAAAAAGTAGCTGAAGAGGCAGGTGAATTCATAATTGCCTCAAAAAACGCAAATGAAAAGGAAATAATATACGAAATAGCAGATCTCATATTTCACTCACTACTAGTACTAGGATACTACGAAATACCAATTCACAAAATTTATGAAGAACTTAAATCAAGGAGGAAATAGTCTCAAGTTTCCAGTGAAATTTCACAGGATAAGGAAATTAAAAGATTTTAGGAATCTACTACAAAATGGAAAAATCATAAAATCACAATTTTGGATAGTAAGATTTATTCGAAACAATCAAAACATGCTTCGCATAGCAGTATCGATAAGTAAAAAAGTTAACAAGAAATCAACTAAAAGAAACAGAATTAGACGTATAACAACAGAAGTATTACGTTTAAATCAACATCTCTTAAAAGGAATAGACATATGGTTCCAAATAAAACTAGATCCTGGACAAAGTGAAATAAAATCAAAAATAGAAAATGTAATAAATGAAATCCATAGTAGATTAACGAACAATCAAAGAAAAGAACCCCTTGACTAATATCCACTGGAAAATCTTATCTAAAAATTACACTTTCAGATAAAAATTAACAAACAATCTAGTGATACAAAGCTCTAAAGAATAAGGAAAGGTAAAATACCGATACCAAACCCTTTTAAACACACAATTTTTAAATTACCCTCAGGGAAGAGAACCCAAAAATCCTCAAGAGATAACGTACTTCATCATTCTCCTTTATTTTCCTTGAGATACATTACTATACCTAATTAAAATCAAGCAAAAAAATCAGAAGGGGGATCATCTCCCCTTAGCTTACTCGTTTATAATCATAACAGAGTTATATCCTCCAAAACCATCGTTTTCCTTGAGTGGGTTTGCCTGATCCTCAGACCAAACAACACCACCATCTATAACATACTTATATTGCCATCTACCAGGCTTAACTTTCCATTCTACTGTCCAATAACCAGTCTTTTCATCTCTTTTCATTTCTATTGGAACATTATCAGTACCTGGAGTACCTTGAGATGGGGGAGCAGTCCAATTATTAAACTGACCAGCTAAATGAACAGTAGTAGCAGCAGGCCTATCAAACGTAAACCTCACTATAAGTTTACCACTTTCAGGATCCTTACCAACTACTTCATAAGGGATATATCTATCTTTAAGAACATCCCATAGTAAGCAAGAAGTCAAAAACATACTCAAAACGATCACCACAAGCATTACAGGAACCACTTTTAGGCTTCTCATAAACTACCTCCATTTTAATACATTACTAAAAACTAATTTTCAAGTCAACATAAATTCTAGGCAAGTTTTGCAAAACATACCAACCATATATACCCTCAAACAGATTATTTTGATTTTTGTAGAAATTCATTTCTAGAGAATCTGAAATAATACCGTAATCTATATCATAAGTATCTCCCAAGATAGGATAACCATAACCTACCCTAACCAATACATAATCACTAGGCTTATAAACAACATTAGGAGAAATAGCATAATACATTAAGTTCAAGTCTTTCTTAACAGTACCAGGTACGAATCCTTTGGATGTCAAATCATCACTCCACATGAATATTGCACCTCCCAAGTTAATTGTAAAACCTTCTACTACTTCAATTCCCAAATTAGCTCTTGAAGAAATTCTCGTAATATTCCCTATTTTATTTTTGTCAACTACATTGTTAACAACAGGATTGAAATAAATAGACTCATAAGCACCTAAAACAGATACACCTATAAAATTCAGTAAATCGTAAACTCCAATTCCTATCTTACCAATCATTCCACCATTTATAAAATACGTTGAAGAAACGTTAAAGTATGGAAAAACATTGTACCTATTTAGTAAGTCTTCCATGAAGTAAGTAAACTCACCCACAAAATTAAAATATCCACCAAATAGTAACTCATAACTACCGCTAACCTTAGAAAAGAAATCAATTCTAGAAGCAGCTTCAGGTTTCACACTTATATTCGTGTTCGTAAATAGTCTATAACTAGAATAACTACCCCCTAATTGTATCAAACTACCTTCTATTATATCTGAAAATACTCCTCCACTAATCCTGTAACCATCTCCCTTAAGTGCTTCATTAAAAGTCATATTATTTAGCAATTGTCCTTGAGAATTTAAAGTAAACTTAACATACAAATTAAAATAATCAGTATCACATTCTATATATCCACCATAATTATACAAAGCAGCAAAAGACCTCATATTCGGAATTGTATAAATATAAGCATTCATTATCTCAAAATTATTCAGAGAAGCTCCTGAAAACCTATAGAAATCTCCAATAAGTCCTAAGCTGATCTGGGCAATATCCTCAATTTCAAAAACATCCAGTCTAACATTGGCACCACCTGATAAGTTAAGAGCTCCTTCACTCCCATCTATAAAGTAAGACCCCAAAAATATCTGCCACATATATCCTTTTGCTCTTTGCTCTGCATAAA
Coding sequences within:
- a CDS encoding endonuclease V, which translates into the protein MNFEILNLTLSARSIDECKRVQLMIKDLIEEREIDISSVKTIGGVDVSYKDDYGIGVLVIVDAKEYKVIDILVSKSKVSFPYIPGFLAFREIPIIIDTFNLVSEVPDVVIVDGQGFAHPRRVGIATHLGTIIQKPTIGVAKSLLYGQYVDIPNVKGSEGDIFDPSTKEIIGKVIRTKVSSKPVFVSIGNYINLKQSVEIVKKLSDLDDCRLPIVSMIADKISKEERKKI
- the hisIE gene encoding bifunctional phosphoribosyl-AMP cyclohydrolase/phosphoribosyl-ATP diphosphatase HisIE; translation: MVSINFLLEEVKFNEKGLIPAIIQDQTTGSVLMLGYMNKKALEKTIETGKTWFWSRSRNSLWNKGETSGNYHIVESITLDCDNDTLLVKVKPVGPTCHTGNYSCFYKNNEEVKASPEIINEIYEVIINRKRTMPENSYVAKKMKEGIDRILKKVAEEAGEFIIASKNANEKEIIYEIADLIFHSLLVLGYYEIPIHKIYEELKSRRK
- a CDS encoding MarR family transcriptional regulator; amino-acid sequence: MENICRLRRIFSTVYRLERNIKKRFGITANEIMVLCLLNVVKLSAGELSKEMGISESRMSKIIDTLEKNGFIIREVGKDDKRKMLFSITEKGRKKVREFAESDFEVPDIDIEKLSNLIC
- a CDS encoding glycogen-binding domain-containing protein, whose amino-acid sequence is MRSLKVVPVMLVVIVLSMFLTSCLLWDVLKDRYIPYEVVGKDPESGKLIVRFTFDRPAATTVHLAGQFNNWTAPPSQGTPGTDNVPIEMKRDEKTGYWTVEWKVKPGRWQYKYVIDGGVVWSEDQANPLKENDGFGGYNSVMIINE
- the rnpA gene encoding ribonuclease P protein component, with protein sequence MKNLNQGGNSLKFPVKFHRIRKLKDFRNLLQNGKIIKSQFWIVRFIRNNQNMLRIAVSISKKVNKKSTKRNRIRRITTEVLRLNQHLLKGIDIWFQIKLDPGQSEIKSKIENVINEIHSRLTNNQRKEPLD